A single window of Pelagicoccus enzymogenes DNA harbors:
- a CDS encoding Ig-like domain-containing protein: protein MSDSIEIPSQRPLKRPYFLLRTSDGRNHYFRYEIVRAVFHSTDPISRFLPRAEVVGKPDARAPSDQQEPALVYDFSELDLEDPAPLKYISDAEIEAFTAAVDAFLLRDANAATVSSYERELREHFRLPDPVKEKDAYWTYGPKKDRKLLILHGVEYEPETSVTLDTVISHLERNCRLPWGLAQDRVIERIQETGEPLSKFVARPTSNGFLVAGKRIPIEDTKPAKRFPPKLASAFRAAAEDFYRRAHDGNCSSNSEREWRSQFKLPDPKYSQNAYFLCKQDGQTSLLVSLSEKEKEENCIHLCEDPKIPATLNDQPTVASRLASLKPSIWIPVGIAAAGVALIGALATFIANRDTVGPTLDTSIGDNGIVALDDDTPSGPYTITLNFTETIDPGSLLNEAGESNLEVREDRSNVQWALAEVPELVGENQNQIRLTLARSMQEGTDYLVIAKNLSDLKGNITQEIETEFEFDDKLPPAINPERKPTAEGASARMVRIFFTDSLDERSVNDTRNYHIEPIVLAGSADGETKPLTIRDASYNKEDNSITLSVEADQNPFKESREYRATISGIEDTAGNEVDDDAPLIVRFSYVDTLAPKVEDVVANSSQYEIKIRFNESVQPDLSRIDDYLRFEDRNGNRIAIRRANLESANEVIAVETDAALRNGITYTAYVKDVPDRAINPNLLESETRLDFDFVGQSDLEGPSLVEASALSTRLLLTYSEAIDRRITNSDQFGRFVLEDEHQKRYEIAQAEIRDDKPNVLRLQTVELMPDDTQFTITTPGVTDNTRNKGNDKDLSLSFASRTMAGPIELQQAVYDPTTSNVLVKFNRRPTAAVLDSPHWFEFQPELEVKSISVSPDNPRELMVEVGELSPDAPYYQLNVSAELTALDESKPIKTLSTRFNERSGY from the coding sequence ATGTCCGACTCAATTGAAATCCCCAGCCAACGCCCCCTCAAGCGTCCCTATTTCCTGCTGCGAACCTCCGACGGAAGAAACCACTACTTCCGATACGAGATCGTAAGGGCCGTCTTCCACTCCACCGATCCGATTTCACGCTTTCTACCGAGAGCCGAAGTGGTCGGCAAGCCGGACGCCCGCGCTCCGAGCGACCAGCAAGAACCCGCCTTGGTCTACGATTTCTCGGAACTGGATCTCGAGGATCCCGCACCCCTCAAATACATCTCTGACGCGGAGATCGAAGCCTTTACCGCTGCGGTTGACGCTTTTCTCCTGCGCGACGCCAACGCAGCAACCGTTTCGTCCTACGAACGCGAGCTGCGAGAACACTTTCGACTCCCTGATCCAGTAAAAGAGAAAGACGCGTACTGGACTTACGGTCCCAAAAAAGACCGCAAGCTTCTCATCCTTCACGGCGTGGAGTACGAACCGGAAACGTCGGTCACGCTCGACACGGTTATCAGCCACCTCGAACGAAACTGTCGCCTTCCTTGGGGACTCGCGCAGGACCGAGTCATCGAACGCATCCAAGAGACGGGCGAACCGCTGAGCAAATTCGTAGCGCGTCCGACTTCCAATGGCTTCCTTGTAGCGGGAAAACGGATACCGATCGAAGACACGAAACCGGCAAAACGTTTTCCACCTAAGCTAGCCAGCGCTTTCCGAGCGGCAGCGGAGGACTTCTATCGTCGAGCTCACGATGGAAATTGCTCCAGCAACTCCGAGAGAGAATGGCGCAGCCAGTTCAAGCTCCCCGACCCTAAGTATAGCCAAAACGCGTATTTCCTGTGCAAGCAAGACGGACAAACATCTCTGCTGGTGTCCCTCTCGGAAAAGGAGAAGGAAGAGAACTGTATCCATCTTTGCGAGGATCCCAAGATTCCCGCTACCCTTAACGATCAGCCCACAGTCGCCAGCCGCTTGGCGAGCTTGAAGCCCAGCATCTGGATTCCTGTAGGGATTGCCGCAGCGGGCGTGGCCCTCATAGGCGCCCTGGCAACTTTCATAGCGAATCGAGACACCGTTGGACCAACTCTCGACACATCCATCGGAGACAATGGAATTGTCGCCTTGGACGATGACACTCCATCGGGACCTTACACTATCACCTTAAACTTTACCGAAACGATCGACCCGGGGTCGCTCCTGAACGAAGCGGGGGAAAGCAACTTGGAAGTCCGAGAGGATCGAAGCAACGTGCAGTGGGCACTTGCGGAAGTTCCCGAACTCGTCGGCGAAAACCAAAACCAAATTCGCCTTACCCTCGCCCGCTCCATGCAGGAAGGCACCGACTATCTCGTAATTGCAAAGAACCTGTCAGACCTTAAGGGAAATATAACGCAAGAGATCGAAACCGAGTTCGAGTTCGACGATAAGCTGCCACCTGCGATCAATCCCGAGCGCAAACCCACTGCGGAAGGAGCTTCGGCCCGCATGGTACGGATTTTCTTCACCGACAGTCTCGACGAACGTTCGGTGAACGACACGCGCAACTACCATATCGAACCCATTGTACTGGCAGGCAGCGCCGACGGCGAGACCAAGCCGTTGACCATCAGGGACGCGTCCTACAACAAAGAGGACAACTCCATCACGCTCAGCGTCGAGGCGGACCAGAATCCGTTTAAGGAGAGCCGTGAATACAGAGCGACCATATCCGGGATCGAGGATACAGCCGGCAACGAAGTCGATGACGACGCGCCGCTGATAGTTCGGTTCTCTTATGTGGATACCCTCGCCCCAAAGGTGGAGGACGTTGTCGCCAACAGCAGCCAGTATGAGATAAAAATCCGCTTTAACGAAAGCGTACAGCCTGACCTTTCCCGTATCGACGACTACCTGCGTTTCGAGGACCGCAATGGAAACCGAATCGCAATCCGGCGCGCGAACCTCGAATCCGCCAACGAGGTCATTGCCGTTGAGACAGATGCAGCGCTTCGCAATGGAATCACCTACACTGCGTATGTGAAAGACGTGCCCGACCGCGCCATCAATCCTAATTTGCTGGAGAGCGAAACTCGCCTCGACTTCGACTTCGTAGGCCAATCCGATCTCGAAGGTCCAAGCCTCGTAGAAGCCTCCGCTCTTTCCACGAGACTTCTTCTCACATATAGCGAAGCAATCGACCGTCGCATCACAAATAGCGACCAATTCGGTCGTTTCGTCCTAGAGGACGAACACCAAAAGCGATACGAAATTGCCCAAGCCGAAATTCGTGACGACAAGCCCAACGTCCTGCGCCTGCAGACCGTCGAGCTGATGCCTGACGACACCCAGTTTACGATAACAACGCCAGGGGTCACCGACAACACCCGCAACAAAGGCAACGACAAGGACCTGAGCCTCAGCTTCGCTTCGCGAACGATGGCGGGTCCCATCGAGCTGCAGCAAGCGGTGTACGACCCGACAACCTCGAACGTTCTCGTCAAATTCAACCGACGCCCCACGGCAGCAGTACTCGATTCTCCTCATTGGTTCGAGTTCCAACCTGAACTTGAAGTCAAAAGCATCTCCGTTTCGCCAGACAACCCGCGCGAGTTGATGGTCGAAGTGGGTGAGCTTTCGCCCGATGCTCCCTACTACCAACTCAACGTGAGCGCCGAACTCACCGCTCTTGATGAAAGCAAGCCCATCAAGACCCTATCGACTCGCTTTAACGAGCGCAGCGGATACTAA